A portion of the Cydia strobilella chromosome 5, ilCydStro3.1, whole genome shotgun sequence genome contains these proteins:
- the LOC134741794 gene encoding uncharacterized protein LOC134741794: MYVNNLIEELSRAGIGFSVSGKIMNNISYADDMALLSPSIGALETLIGICERYAEAHGLRYKSKKSELLLFKAGTKKPMYIPPLKLGGVELKTVTQFKYLGHWVTEDLTDDLDVERERRALAVRSHMLARSASGMFAEARVDGFQAIMRKRVASLMRRVRDSPSSLLNTVMDRIFDILNAKEPSLLKFYDEWQIVISK; the protein is encoded by the exons ATGTACGTCAACAACCTGATTGAGGAGCTCAGCAGAGCCGGCATTGGGTTCTCAGTTAgtggtaaaataatgaacaatatcAGTTACGCTGACGACATGGCTCTGCTGAGCCCTTCGATCGGGGCCCTCGAGACTCTGATCGGAATTTGTGAAAGGTACGCGGAGGCCCACGGTCTCAGATACAAGTCAAAGAAAAGTGAGCTACTCTTGTTTAAGGCGGGTACAAAAAAGCCGATGTACATACCACCACTAAAACTTGGAGGAGTTGAGTTGAAAACTGTCACTCAGTTTAAGTATCTGGGGCACTGGGTCACCGAGGACCTCACTGATGACCTTGACGTGGAGCGGGAGCGTAGGGCATTAGCGGTGAGAAGCCACATGTTGGCTCGCAG TGCGTCGGGGATGTTTGCCGAAGCTCGCGTGGATGGCTTCCAAGCCATAATGCGCAAGAGAGTGGCCTCCCTGATGCGCCGTGTTAGGGACAGCCCCAGCAGCCTTCTGAATACTGTTATGGACAG AATATTCGATATTCTTAATGCCAAAGAACCTTCGCTACTCAAATTCTACGAtgaatggcaaatagtcataTCAAAATAG
- the LOC134741569 gene encoding uncharacterized protein LOC134741569 translates to MDQEPQVFSSNITRSSKPMKNDLTDLLKVAPAQPAEQKKYVKRNTCDFIPKTGKTYEPKRKSKFKVSTVRDVRHLLEKDVYSTLLVDLEKQQNVLLRKIKAGSARDENTKTITRNIFKADKPVSRSAWQMLTNLNPEEYAHPTQFVLWNSKRIRLNGSRGGSCKFLVKYDLAIRQFPKKAKSSLTRKPVLKRKGLLQNSLSVNFKPGPLRKKIFLDHSYQKYHVGGIELQNLPKPALEINPTVGKTIDPTISHFLQNMRKEDGTITEKWAEFSVSVLTTVKNEIVAQIESECCVTFDLNYKCDQQRILMRRDVNSEIPPSPLANIIDDSHCYTHQDSVVTSEIQTLLDKIIDSVEISLEQDNMYTGEDEPRDVKSEEFTNVTTVIQPKETRLKRKCGELERLDVTIIRLTENVDRTSHTCPKACCSMGCVCPSLGCGYNFKTHCGRIECMFECKCDFSKYKVVDSFERDCSNLLPGLLKLDTEMSSKMAKEEQKFHHTVIVTPENSMLLKSKRRDWKSSRKYAEFFSNMSLKNEYKPEKVAELVIEKLNLPNVEPWCMVHGLYKCFCKCIFTDSSLPELKTDEVKEINGVNQHNDSVDLTDDVVKPNLRSIRARMPSNRNIFDKNPVKDKTIESLPTDRAQPVVPYYYSRSARVKAYTGRKFTDGYYFNANRKISEMEQHDKSLRKRLEYLYLSSTNNKGQLNSSEVVASVPTPLPTNSVPTGSLPPTLPPLPPLTSAPTIKPAKTTEKALNTKINLYTNRLPDKRKLVAWLEVSYKQYKQRINSGIVKISLEPPHLGKMALYPWEFILGRYRDRKNLVMITTNLPYRIFMAVDPQNPFFRHCININDIRFADLPKYPVTVKNLLANANDLKDNFCILRGLSHCWELIGSVTKVCNPEEVNESIQVSDETDEELKNNTPEVLSDSVRDDSEDSNATILSLGQYREEENMSSDKTIEDHDTSSDDSSRWFVMTVENDFEEIQFYNKGFFVKLESIIKAIDVARASKKTVRLSSQKCADNNTGPQFGIYAIPNENEPCVFVGPYEKGEPLGIETVKNMSDIRKQRRTKGVWITTKKLENFNVIDDPLSFMPPRNGSDTEMMTLAGDSANTDKGTDSFVAMLKGDNKLTGQNAEKLGSNRTHSSKILKPIKICKTNSFYQLAPNGTLKQISSQHINEQSQVCIPTTIQPRVISAQVCAPTNIQPKVINASLLKRSDSDYASLLKTSSIPKSIPKPTICHIKRKIVTLHNKPVAEIAPQMKQSNSPKIVVALSSKGESTKKEKGMFILKPEEINKRLMQSQVPTNLEHLDEQQSGFDTGTDAVLEMDIENFLATAEECEAPNDDVLIISDDEMDGRSGQTLWKDVWIESKSIEGLGWIRGRSNNQGSVSFEFPGFNYTEFYKQEEAFTKLTQVLSRKIYIPKSIHLEWHVVETEKDLRATHMLTQEELGPDFVMTKRGIHHKQELLISKLLKKEIADDSGASNPRTENDVSDAPDNEEEPMDIASLEATSLQLEQEGEELLKTFKSSASHAVIDQGLTELDSMREEIAARLQSMVADT, encoded by the exons ATGGATCAAGAACCTCAAGTATTTTCTTCAAATATAACACGAAGTTCAAAACCGATGAAAAATGATCTCACTGATCTTTTAAAAGTCGCTCCTGCTCAACCTGCTGAGCAAAAAAAATACGTGAAAAGGAATACTTGCGATTTTATACCGAAAACTGGTAAAACTTATGAACCAAagagaaaatctaaatttaaggttAGTACTGTGAGAGACGTTAGACACTTGTTAGAAAAGGATGTCTACTCTACCTTGCTGGTTGATTTGGAGAAACAGCAAAATGTTTTACTGCGAAAAATTAAAGCTGGGTCCGCTagagatgaaaatacaaaaacgaTTACTAGAAATATCTTCAAAGCTGATAAACCGGTGTCAAGATCCGCGTGGCAAATGTTAACAAATCTAAACCCAGAAGAATATGCGCATCCTACTCAGTTTGTTTTGTGGAACAGTAAACGCATTCGGCTTAACGGAAGCAGAGGAGGATCGTGTAAGTTCTTGGTTAAATACGATCTAGCAATCAGACAATTCCCGAAAAAAGCCAAATCCTCATTAACACGGAAACCTGTGCTAAAGAGAAAAGGTTTACTGCAAAACTCTTTGAGTGTTAATTTTAAACCTGGGCCACTTAGAAAAAAGATTTTTCTTGATCACTCCTATCAAAAATATCATGTTGGCGGGATAGAGTTACAGAATTTACCAAAACCTGCTCTTGAGATTAATCCAACCGTGGGAAAAACCATAGATCCAACGATATCTCATTTTCTCCAAAACATGCGAAAGGAAGATGGAACAATAACTGAGAAATGGGCTGAGTTTTCAGTTTCCGTTTTGACTACGGTGAAAAACGAAATTGTAGCTCAAATCGAAAGCGAGTGTTGTGTAACATTCGATCTCAATTATAAATGCGACCAACAACGAATATTAATGCGTCGTGATGTAAATAGTGAGATTCCACCGTCACCGCTCGCTAATATTATAGACGATAGTCATTGTTACACACATCAGGATTCAGTTGTAACATCTGAAATTCAAACTTTACTTGATAAAATTATAGATTCTGTAGAAATCAGCTTAGAACAAGACAATATGTACACAGGTGAAGATGAACCCCGAGATGTAAAATCAGAAGAATTTACAAACGTAACAACTGTTATTCAACCTAAAGAAACCCGACTGAAACGCAAATGTGGTGAACTAGAAAGACTAGATGTAACCATTATAAGATTAACAGAAAATGTTGATAGAACATCTCATACGTGCCCTAAAGCATGCTGTAGTATGGGTTGTGTTTGTCCATCATTGGGGTGTGGCTACAATTTTAAAACACACTGTGGCCGAATAGAATGTATGTTTGAATGTAAATGTGATTTCTCAAAGTACAAAGTAGTCGATTCATTTGAACGTGATTGTTCTAATTTATTGCCTGGTTTGCTCAAATTAGACACTGAAATGAGTTCAAAAATGGCTAAGGAGGAACAAAAATTCCATCACACTGTAATTGTTACACCTGAAAACAGTATGTTGTTAAAATCTAAACGCAGAGATTGGAAATCTTCAAGAAAATACGCGGAGTTCTTTAGTAACATGTCCCTAAAAAATGAGTACAAACCCGAAAAAGTAGCAGAACTTGTAATCGAAAAACTAAATTTGCCCAATGTGGAACCATGGTGTATGGTTCAtggtttatataaatgtttttgtaaatGTATATTTACTGATAGTTCGCTCCCTGAACTAAAAACCGACGAGGTTAAAGAAATTAATGGTGTCAACCAACACAATGACAGCGTAGATCTAACTGATGATGTGGTAAAACCTAATTTAAGAAGCATTAGGGCGCGCATGCCTTCTAATAGGAATATATTTGACAAAAATCCTGTGAAAGACAAAACAATTGAAAGCTTGCCAACAGATCGCGCTCAGCCAGTTGTGCCTTATTATTATTCTAGAAGCGCAAGAGTAAAGGCCTATACAGGGCGAAAATTCACAGATGGATATTATTTTAATGCAAACAGAAAAATTTCGGAAATGGAACAGCACGATAAATCACTTCGCAAAAGATTGGAATACCTTTATCTGTCCAGTACAAATAACAAAGGACAGTTAAATTCAAGTGAGGTTGTGGCATCCGTACCAACTCCTTTGCCAACAAATTCAGTACCTACTGGATCTCTACCCCCCACCCTACCGCCATTGCCACCGCTAACATCAGCCCCGACTATTAAACCAGCCAAGACAACTGAAAAGgccttaaatacaaaaataaacttgtATACAAACCGATTGCCAGACAAGAGAAAATTAGTTGCGTGGTTAGAAGTGAGTTACAAACAGTACAAACAACGCATCAATAGCGGAATTGTGAAAATCTCGCTTGAACCACCACATCTTGGAAAAATGGCTCTCTATCCATGGGAGTTCATTTTAGGTAGATACCGAGATAGAAAAAATCTGGTTATGATTACAACCAATCTACCTTATCGCATATTCATGGCAGTGGATCCACAAAATCCATTCTTCAGGCATtgcataaatataaatgatatCCGCTTTGCCGATTTACCCAAATATCCAGTGACTGTTAAAAATTTGCTTGCGAATGCAAATGATCTAAAAGACAACTTTTGCATATTAAGGGGCTTATCAcattgctgggaattaattggTTCTGTCACTAAAGTATGTAATCCGGAAGAAGTCAATGAAAGTATCCAAGTGAGTGACGAAACTGAcgaagaattaaaaaataatactccGGAAGTGTTGAGTGATTCTGTCCGCGATGATTCGGAAGATTCTAACGCTACGATTTTATCACTCGGCCAATATCGTGAAGAAGAAAATATGAGCTCAGATAAAACAATTGAAGATCATGATACGTCATCAGATGATTCTTCTAGGTGGTTTGTGATGACTGTAGAAAATGACTTTGAGGAGATTCAATTTTACAATAAAGGATTTTTTGTGAAATTGGAAAGTATAATTAAGGCAATTGATGTAGCACGTGCTTCAAAGAAAACAGTAAGGTTGTCTTCTCAAAAATGCGCGGACAATAACACTGGCCCACAATTTGGGATTTATGCTATACCAAACGAAAATGAGCCGTGCGTGTTTGTTGGACCGTATGAAAAAGGCGAACCACTTGGTATAGAGACTGTAAAAAATATGTCCGATATTCGTAAACAAAGGAGAACCAAAGGTGTATGGATTACAACGAAAAAACTCGAAAACTTTAACGTTATTGATGATCCTTTGTCATTCATGCCACCAAGAAATGGCTCAGATACTGAAATGATGACGCTTGCTGGAGATTCTGCGAATACTGATAAAGGTACTGATAGTTTTGTAGCAATGTTAAAAGGCGATAATAAACTCACAGGCCAAAATGCAGAAAAACTAGGTTCAAATAGAACTCATAGCTCAAAAATCTTAAAACCTATTAAAATTTGCAAGACTAACAGTTTTTATCAACTTGCGCCAAATGGAACTCTAAAACAAATATCTTCGCAACACATTAATGAACAGAGTCAAGTATGTATTCCTACTACGATTCAACCAAGGGTGATCAGCGCTCAAGTATGTGCTCCTACTAATATTCAACCTAAGGTGATAAACGCGTCCCTTTTAAAACGGTCTGACTCTGATTACGCGTCTTTATTAAAGACTTCTTCAATACCGAAGAGTATACCCAAACCTACTATATGTCACATCAAGAGAAAAATTGTTACACTTCACAATAAACCGGTCGCTGAAATTGCGCCTCAAATGAAACAATCCAATAGTCCAAAGATAGTAGTAGCACTAAGCTCAAAGGGTGAGtctacaaaaaaagaaaaaggcaTGTTTATTCTCAAACCCGAAGAAATAAATAAGAGACTAATGCAGAGTCAAGTGCCTACGAATTTAGAGCATTTAGATGAACAACAGTCTGGATTTGATACTGGGACAGACGCCGTATTGGAAATGGATATAGAAAATTTTCTAGCTACTGCAGAAGAATGTGAAGCTCCAAATGATGATGTATTAATTATTTCTGATGATGAAATGGATGGACGTAGTGGACAGACACTTTGGAAAGACGTGTGGATCGAAAGTAAATCTATTGAAGGCTTAGGTTGGATACGAGGAAGAAGCAATAATCAAGGCTCCGTGAGTTTTGAGTTTCCTGGATTCAACTACACAGAATTCTACAAGCAAGAGGAAGCATTCACTAAGCTCACTCA AGTTTTGTCAAGAAAAATTTACATACCTAAATCTATACATTTGGAATGGCATGTAGTAGAAACAGAAAAGGACCTACGTGCCACGCATATGCTAACACAGGAGGAATTGGGTCCTGAtttt GTTATGACTAAACGAGGCATACATCACAAACAGGAACTGTTAATCAGTAagctattaaaaaaagaaatcgcAGACGACAGCGGAGCCAGTAACCCGAGAACTGAGAACGACGTTAGCGACGCTCCTGACAACGAGGAAGAG CCCATGGACATCGCGAGCCTAGAAGCGACGAGCCTACAATTAGAGCAGGAAGGCGAGGAATTATTGAAGACGTTTAAAAGCAGCGCCAGCCACGCCGTCATCGACCAAGGACTGACGGAGCTGGATAGTATGCGCGAAGAGATCGCTGCGAGACTTCAGAGCATGGTGGCTGACACTTAA